The proteins below are encoded in one region of Citrobacter enshiensis:
- a CDS encoding amino acid ABC transporter ATP-binding protein, translated as MSQLLIQPADAMITLENVNKWFGQFHVLKNINLNVKQGERIVLCGPSGSGKSTTIRCINHLEEHQQGRIIVDGIELNEDIRNIERVRQEVGMVFQHFNLFPHLTVLQNCTLAPIWVHKMPKKEAEALAMLYLERVRIAEHAHKFPGQISGGQQQRVAIARSLCMKPKIMLFDEPTSALDPEMVKEVLDTMIGLAQSGMTMLCVTHEMGFARTVADRVIFMDRGEIVEQAPPEEFFSQPKSERTRAFLSQVLH; from the coding sequence ATGAGCCAATTATTAATCCAACCTGCCGACGCGATGATTACGCTGGAAAACGTCAACAAATGGTTCGGGCAATTTCATGTCCTGAAAAATATCAATCTGAATGTGAAGCAAGGCGAGCGAATTGTACTTTGTGGGCCATCCGGCTCAGGTAAATCAACCACCATCCGCTGTATTAACCATCTGGAGGAGCATCAGCAAGGACGTATCATCGTGGATGGAATTGAACTCAATGAAGACATCCGCAATATTGAGCGTGTCAGGCAGGAAGTTGGGATGGTGTTCCAGCACTTCAATTTGTTTCCTCACCTGACGGTTTTGCAAAATTGCACGCTCGCACCGATTTGGGTTCATAAAATGCCAAAGAAAGAGGCTGAAGCGCTGGCGATGCTTTATCTGGAACGGGTACGGATCGCTGAACATGCGCATAAATTCCCGGGACAAATATCGGGTGGCCAGCAACAACGCGTGGCGATTGCGCGCTCACTGTGCATGAAACCAAAAATTATGCTTTTTGACGAACCTACCTCAGCTCTGGATCCTGAAATGGTGAAAGAGGTACTGGATACCATGATTGGCCTGGCGCAGTCCGGGATGACGATGCTGTGTGTGACGCATGAAATGGGGTTTGCCAGAACGGTAGCTGACCGGGTGATCTTTATGGATCGTGGTGAAATTGTTGAACAGGCACCCCCGGAGGAATTTTTCTCCCAACCAAAATCAGAGCGCACCCGCGCGTTTTTGTCGCAGGTACTGCATTAA
- a CDS encoding amino acid ABC transporter permease produces the protein MTKALLSHPPRPASNGAGRAVLWARKNLFSSWSNSLLTIFCLWLMWELIPPLLNWAFLQANWVGSTRGDCTKAGACWVFVHERFGQFMYGLYPHEQRWRINLALLIGLLSIAPMFWRSIPHRGRYIAVWAVIYPIVVWWLMYGGVLGLNRVETRQWGGLTLTLIIASVGIAGALPLGILLALSRRSHMPVVRVLSVIFIEFWRGVPLITVLFMSSVMLPLFMAEGTSIDKLIRALVGVILFQSAYVAEVVRGGLQALPKGQYEAAESLALGYWKTQGLVILPQALKMVIPGLVNTIIALFKDTSLVIIIGLFDLFSSVQQATVDPAWLGMSTEGYVFAALIYWVFCFSMSRYSQHLEKRFNTGRTPH, from the coding sequence ATGACAAAAGCTCTGCTGTCTCATCCCCCGCGCCCCGCCAGTAACGGCGCAGGCCGCGCAGTGCTGTGGGCCCGTAAGAATTTATTTTCCAGTTGGTCCAATAGTCTGCTGACGATTTTTTGCCTATGGCTCATGTGGGAACTCATTCCCCCTCTACTGAACTGGGCATTCTTGCAGGCTAACTGGGTAGGTTCCACCCGGGGTGATTGCACAAAAGCAGGCGCCTGTTGGGTGTTTGTCCATGAGCGCTTTGGTCAGTTTATGTATGGGCTCTATCCACATGAACAGCGCTGGCGTATCAATCTTGCATTACTCATCGGCCTGCTCTCCATTGCCCCTATGTTCTGGAGATCGATACCACATCGCGGGCGCTATATTGCGGTTTGGGCCGTCATCTACCCTATCGTTGTCTGGTGGCTCATGTATGGCGGTGTTTTGGGGCTTAATCGAGTAGAAACACGGCAGTGGGGCGGGTTAACCCTGACCCTGATTATTGCCTCGGTGGGCATCGCGGGGGCGCTGCCATTAGGGATTTTGCTGGCGCTAAGCCGCCGTTCTCATATGCCGGTCGTTCGCGTACTGTCCGTCATTTTTATTGAATTCTGGCGTGGCGTCCCCCTGATTACCGTACTGTTTATGTCTTCAGTCATGCTACCGCTCTTCATGGCGGAAGGTACCAGCATCGACAAACTTATCCGGGCACTGGTAGGCGTAATTCTGTTCCAGTCCGCCTATGTCGCAGAAGTGGTGCGCGGGGGATTACAGGCGTTACCAAAAGGCCAGTATGAAGCAGCGGAGTCTCTGGCATTGGGTTACTGGAAAACCCAGGGGCTCGTCATTCTTCCGCAAGCGTTGAAGATGGTGATCCCAGGGCTTGTGAACACCATCATTGCACTGTTTAAAGATACCAGTCTGGTGATCATCATCGGCCTGTTTGATCTGTTTAGCAGCGTGCAGCAGGCCACTGTCGATCCCGCCTGGCTGGGCATGTCGACCGAAGGATATGTTTTTGCTGCTCTGATTTACTGGGTTTTCTGTTTCAGCATGTCTCGCTATAGCCAGCATCTGGAGAAACGTTTTAACACCGGGCGTACGCCGCACTGA
- a CDS encoding amino acid ABC transporter permease produces the protein MFHRRPPVKGTLSFSNPAVRAWLFQILAVIVVVSVAIYLIHNTINNLGNRGITSGFAFLDRSAGFGIVQHLIDYEQGDTYGRVFIVGLLNTLLVSALCIVFASFLGFFLGLARLSDNWLLRKLSTLYIETFRNIPPLLQIFFWYFAVLRNLPGPRQAVSALDLVFLSNRGLYIPSPLPGEGLFAFCLAILFAAALSVGLFRFNKMHQIKTGQLRRTWPTAMALIVLFPMMAHWIFGAALHWNVPELRGFNFRGGMALIPELAALTLALSVYTSAFIAEIIRAGIQAVPYGQHEAARSLGLPNTVTLRQVIIPQALRVIIPPLTSQYLNIVKNSSLAAAIGYPDMVSLFAGTVLNQTGQAIETIAITMSVYLIISLSISLLMNIYNRRIALIER, from the coding sequence ATGTTCCATCGCCGCCCCCCCGTAAAAGGAACGTTATCCTTTTCTAACCCTGCGGTACGCGCCTGGTTATTTCAAATACTCGCCGTCATCGTGGTTGTCAGCGTTGCTATCTATTTAATACATAACACCATTAATAATTTAGGCAACCGGGGCATTACCTCAGGGTTTGCTTTTCTCGATCGCAGTGCCGGATTCGGTATCGTCCAGCACCTGATCGATTACGAACAGGGCGATACCTATGGTCGCGTATTTATCGTCGGATTGCTCAATACGCTTTTAGTTTCCGCATTATGCATTGTATTCGCGTCATTTCTCGGTTTCTTTCTCGGGCTTGCTCGCCTCTCGGATAACTGGCTATTACGCAAACTTTCCACCCTCTACATCGAAACCTTCCGCAATATCCCGCCCCTGTTGCAGATCTTCTTTTGGTACTTTGCCGTACTGCGCAATCTTCCGGGGCCGCGTCAGGCCGTCAGTGCGCTGGATCTGGTCTTTCTGAGCAACCGGGGGCTCTATATCCCATCCCCATTGCCAGGGGAAGGTCTGTTCGCGTTTTGCCTTGCAATCCTGTTTGCCGCCGCGTTGTCCGTTGGGCTATTTCGCTTCAACAAAATGCACCAGATAAAAACAGGTCAGTTACGCAGAACCTGGCCGACGGCGATGGCATTGATCGTCTTGTTCCCCATGATGGCGCACTGGATTTTTGGCGCTGCGCTTCACTGGAACGTACCGGAATTACGTGGGTTTAACTTCCGGGGGGGAATGGCTCTCATTCCCGAGTTGGCCGCGCTGACTCTGGCGTTATCAGTGTATACCTCCGCATTTATTGCAGAAATTATTCGGGCCGGTATTCAGGCGGTTCCTTATGGTCAACATGAGGCGGCACGTTCATTGGGTCTGCCAAATACGGTGACGTTACGCCAGGTCATTATTCCTCAGGCGCTGCGCGTGATCATTCCGCCACTGACCAGCCAGTATCTGAACATTGTCAAAAACTCTTCGCTTGCCGCCGCCATTGGCTACCCGGACATGGTGTCGCTGTTTGCCGGGACGGTTCTCAACCAGACGGGGCAAGCCATTGAGACTATCGCCATTACCATGTCTGTGTACCTCATTATCAGCCTGTCTATATCACTGCTGATGAACATTTATAACCGCCGTATCGCACTGATAGAGCGCTAA
- a CDS encoding lipoprotein: MKRLISVTLLAALLAGCAHDSPCVPVYDDQGRLVHTNTCMKGTTQDNWETAGAVAVGAAAVAGMTMGIIALSK; this comes from the coding sequence ATGAAAAGATTAATTTCAGTGACATTGCTCGCCGCATTACTGGCGGGCTGTGCACATGATTCCCCTTGCGTACCCGTGTATGATGATCAGGGCCGTCTGGTTCATACCAATACCTGTATGAAGGGGACCACTCAGGATAACTGGGAAACTGCAGGGGCTGTCGCCGTAGGGGCTGCCGCCGTGGCTGGCATGACGATGGGGATCATCGCGCTGTCCAAATAA
- a CDS encoding efflux RND transporter permease subunit, with the protein MANFFINRPIFAWVLAIILMMAGALAIIQLPVAQYPTIAPPAVAVSATYPGADAQTVQDTVTQVIEQNMNGIDNLMYMSSTSDSSGSVTITLTFQSGTDPDIAQVQVQNKLQLAMPLLPQEVQQQGISVEKSSSSFLLVAGFVSDNKSLTQDDISDYVASNVKDAISRTSGVGDVQLFGAQYAMRIWLDSNALNKYQLTPLDVINQLKTQNNQIAAGQLGGTPSIADQQLNASIIAQTRLKTPEEFGRITLKVNQDGSMVHLKEVARIELGGENYNMVTKINGQAATGLGIKLATGANALNTAAAIKSKLAELQPFFPQGLKVVYPYDTTPFVKISIHEVVKTLFEAIILVFLVMYLFLQNLRATLIPTIAVPVVLLGTFAVLAAFGFSINTLTMFGMVLAIGLLVDDAIVVVENVERVMVEDKLPPKEATQKSMEQIQGALVGIAMVLSAVFVPMAFFGGSTGAIYRQFSLTIVSAMALSVLVALILTPALCATLLKPASGEHHEKKGGIFGWFNALFDKSVDHYSSSVSGILRKTGRYLLVYVLIVGGMAILFLRLPTSFLPEEDQGVFMTMVQLPAGATQDRTQKVLDQIQDYYLKQEKANVESVFTVNGFSFSGQGQNSGIVFISLKPWEERSGEENGVGAIVVRATKAFSQIKDGLVFPFNLPAIIELGTATGFDFELIDQANLGHTELTNARNQLLGMVKEHPDLLVRVRPNGLEDTPQFKLEIDQEKAQALGVSLSDINQTISTALGGTYVNDFIDHGRVKKVYVQADAPFRMLPSDINNFYVRSANGEMVPFSTFSSAHWVYGSPRLERYNGMPSMELLGEAAPGRSTGEAMVLMESLAAKLPGGIGHDWTGMSYQERLSGNQAPALYAISLIVVFLCLAALYESWSIPFSVMLVVPLGVVGALLAASLRGMNNDVYFQVGLLTTIGLSAKNAILIVEFAKDLMEKEGRGLIEATLEASRMRLRPILMTSLAFILGVMPLVISHGAGSGAQNAVGTGVMGGMLTATLLAIFFVPVFFVVVKRRFNRHHD; encoded by the coding sequence ATCGATAACCTGATGTATATGTCATCCACCAGCGACTCTTCCGGAAGCGTGACGATCACGCTGACATTCCAGTCCGGCACCGACCCTGATATTGCGCAAGTTCAGGTGCAGAACAAACTGCAACTGGCCATGCCTCTCCTGCCTCAGGAAGTACAACAGCAGGGCATTAGCGTCGAAAAATCCAGCAGCAGCTTCCTTCTTGTGGCGGGATTCGTTTCCGACAACAAGAGTCTGACGCAGGATGACATTTCCGATTATGTCGCGTCTAACGTCAAGGATGCCATCAGCCGCACCTCGGGCGTGGGTGACGTGCAACTGTTTGGTGCGCAGTATGCCATGCGTATCTGGCTCGACAGCAACGCGCTGAATAAGTATCAACTCACGCCGCTGGACGTTATCAATCAGCTAAAAACGCAGAATAACCAGATTGCTGCAGGTCAGTTAGGGGGAACCCCCTCCATAGCAGATCAGCAGTTGAACGCATCCATCATTGCTCAGACGCGGCTGAAAACACCGGAGGAGTTTGGTCGTATCACGCTGAAGGTGAACCAGGATGGTTCGATGGTCCACCTCAAAGAGGTGGCCCGTATTGAACTCGGCGGCGAAAACTACAATATGGTGACCAAAATTAATGGTCAGGCGGCGACAGGTCTGGGGATTAAGCTGGCAACCGGCGCCAATGCGCTGAATACGGCTGCGGCGATCAAATCAAAACTCGCCGAATTACAGCCTTTTTTCCCGCAAGGTTTAAAGGTCGTTTACCCGTATGACACCACCCCCTTTGTAAAAATCTCGATTCACGAAGTGGTGAAGACACTGTTTGAAGCCATTATCCTTGTCTTCCTGGTCATGTATCTGTTTTTACAAAACCTGCGCGCCACGTTAATTCCAACCATCGCTGTGCCGGTCGTTCTGTTGGGCACATTCGCCGTGCTGGCAGCCTTCGGATTTTCGATCAATACCCTGACGATGTTCGGGATGGTTCTCGCCATCGGCTTGCTGGTTGATGACGCCATCGTAGTGGTAGAGAACGTCGAACGCGTGATGGTGGAAGATAAGCTGCCGCCGAAAGAGGCAACGCAGAAATCCATGGAACAGATACAGGGTGCGCTGGTCGGTATTGCGATGGTGCTCTCTGCGGTGTTTGTCCCGATGGCGTTCTTCGGTGGATCGACAGGCGCAATTTATCGCCAGTTCTCATTGACCATCGTGTCTGCGATGGCGCTTTCAGTGCTTGTCGCGCTCATTCTGACCCCTGCCCTTTGCGCCACGTTGCTCAAACCGGCATCTGGCGAACATCACGAAAAGAAAGGCGGCATCTTCGGCTGGTTTAACGCGCTATTTGATAAGAGCGTTGATCACTACAGCAGCAGCGTGAGCGGTATTCTACGCAAGACAGGACGTTATCTGTTGGTGTATGTCCTTATTGTCGGTGGAATGGCCATCCTGTTCCTGCGGCTGCCAACCTCCTTTCTTCCAGAGGAAGATCAGGGCGTTTTCATGACGATGGTACAGCTACCGGCAGGCGCGACGCAGGATCGTACACAAAAAGTTCTGGATCAAATTCAGGATTATTATCTGAAACAGGAAAAAGCCAACGTTGAGTCCGTCTTCACCGTCAATGGATTCAGCTTCAGCGGTCAGGGGCAAAACTCCGGTATCGTCTTTATTAGTCTTAAACCATGGGAAGAGCGCTCTGGAGAAGAAAATGGCGTAGGTGCGATCGTGGTGCGTGCGACTAAAGCCTTCAGCCAGATCAAAGACGGGCTTGTATTTCCGTTTAACCTCCCAGCCATTATCGAATTAGGTACGGCAACGGGTTTTGACTTTGAGTTGATCGACCAGGCCAACCTCGGCCATACAGAACTCACCAATGCGCGAAATCAGCTATTGGGCATGGTGAAAGAACATCCGGATTTGCTGGTACGTGTGCGTCCTAATGGCCTGGAAGATACCCCGCAATTCAAGCTGGAAATCGATCAGGAAAAAGCACAAGCGCTGGGTGTGAGTCTGTCCGATATCAACCAGACGATCTCCACCGCGCTCGGTGGCACCTACGTGAATGACTTTATCGATCACGGTCGGGTGAAAAAAGTATACGTACAGGCGGATGCGCCGTTCCGCATGCTGCCCAGCGACATCAATAATTTCTATGTGCGCAGCGCAAATGGCGAAATGGTGCCGTTCTCAACCTTCAGTTCAGCGCACTGGGTATATGGTTCGCCGCGTCTGGAACGCTACAATGGTATGCCGTCAATGGAACTGCTGGGTGAAGCAGCGCCTGGCAGAAGTACGGGCGAGGCCATGGTACTGATGGAAAGTCTGGCAGCCAAACTCCCAGGTGGGATTGGCCACGACTGGACGGGTATGTCATACCAGGAACGTCTTTCTGGAAACCAGGCACCCGCACTGTATGCAATCTCGTTAATCGTGGTCTTTCTCTGTCTTGCCGCACTGTATGAAAGCTGGTCCATTCCATTCTCGGTCATGCTGGTGGTACCGCTCGGTGTGGTCGGTGCGCTTCTGGCGGCATCGCTTCGCGGAATGAACAATGACGTGTACTTCCAGGTTGGCCTGCTAACGACGATCGGGCTTTCAGCCAAAAACGCCATTTTGATTGTCGAGTTTGCCAAGGATCTGATGGAAAAAGAGGGGCGCGGATTAATTGAAGCAACGCTCGAAGCATCACGTATGCGTCTGCGTCCTATTCTGATGACATCCCTCGCCTTCATTCTGGGGGTTATGCCATTGGTTATCAGTCATGGTGCCGGTAGCGGTGCGCAAAATGCGGTAGGAACAGGCGTGATGGGAGGGATGCTTACGGCGACATTGCTGGCCATCTTCTTTGTGCCTGTGTTCTTCGTCGTGGTGAAACGCCGCTTCAACCGACATCACGATTAA
- a CDS encoding amino acid ABC transporter substrate-binding protein, which translates to MKKMMIASVAAAGVLLAVANQAHAGATLDAVKKKGFVQCGISDGLPGFSYADANGKFSGIDVDVCRGVAAAVFGDDTKVKYTPLTAKERFTALQSGEVDMLSRNTTWTSSRDAGMGMSFTGVTYYDGIGFLTHNKADLKSAKELDGATVCIQAGTDTELNVADYFKANNMKYTPVTFDRSDESAKALESGRCDTLASDQSQLYALRIKLSNPTEWIVLPEVISKEPLGPVVRRGDDEWFSVVRWTLFAMLNAEEMGVNSKNVDEKAANPATPDMAHLLGKEGDYGKDLKLDNKWAYNVIKQVGNYAEIFERNVGSESPLKIKRGQNNLWNNGGIQYAPPVR; encoded by the coding sequence ATGAAAAAGATGATGATAGCCAGCGTAGCTGCAGCCGGCGTGCTGCTTGCGGTTGCAAATCAGGCACATGCCGGAGCAACTCTGGATGCTGTGAAGAAAAAAGGTTTCGTACAATGTGGTATCAGTGACGGCCTGCCTGGTTTTTCTTACGCTGACGCGAACGGTAAATTTTCGGGTATTGATGTCGATGTTTGCCGTGGTGTCGCCGCCGCAGTATTTGGCGATGATACAAAAGTAAAATACACCCCGCTCACGGCAAAAGAACGTTTTACTGCGTTGCAGTCTGGCGAAGTTGATATGTTATCCCGCAATACCACCTGGACCTCTTCCCGCGACGCCGGCATGGGCATGTCTTTCACCGGTGTGACTTACTACGATGGCATCGGTTTCCTTACGCATAATAAAGCAGACCTGAAGAGCGCCAAAGAGCTGGACGGTGCGACCGTTTGTATCCAGGCGGGAACCGATACTGAACTCAATGTGGCCGATTACTTCAAGGCCAATAACATGAAATACACACCGGTGACTTTCGACCGCTCTGACGAATCAGCCAAAGCGCTGGAATCAGGTCGTTGCGATACATTAGCTTCCGACCAGTCTCAACTGTATGCCCTGAGGATCAAACTCAGCAATCCGACTGAATGGATAGTGTTGCCGGAAGTCATTTCAAAAGAACCGCTGGGACCTGTCGTTCGCCGTGGCGACGATGAGTGGTTCTCTGTCGTCCGCTGGACGCTCTTTGCCATGCTGAACGCTGAGGAAATGGGCGTGAACTCGAAGAACGTAGATGAAAAAGCCGCTAACCCGGCAACACCTGATATGGCGCATCTGCTGGGTAAAGAAGGGGATTACGGCAAGGATCTTAAGCTCGATAACAAATGGGCTTACAACGTCATTAAGCAAGTGGGGAACTACGCGGAGATCTTTGAACGTAACGTGGGATCGGAAAGCCCCCTGAAGATCAAACGTGGTCAGAATAATCTCTGGAACAACGGCGGCATTCAGTATGCCCCTCCCGTACGCTAA